One stretch of Miscanthus floridulus cultivar M001 chromosome 18, ASM1932011v1, whole genome shotgun sequence DNA includes these proteins:
- the LOC136522853 gene encoding growth-regulating factor 2-like has protein sequence MMLSGHGGGRRLFTASQWQELEHQALIFKYMASGAPVPHDLVLPLRLATGVDTAPSLAFPPQPSPSLAYWGCYGAGAPFGRKAEDPEPGRCRRTDGKKWRCSREAHGESKYCEKHIHRGKSRSRKPVEVTSSATSPAAAAYRPSALSISPPRAADAPPPNLGHPQQHLRHGASAAAARGPAQVTAGALQLHLDASLHSASPPPSYHRYAHSHAHYTPPTPSLFPGGGGGYGYDYGQSKELREAELRRRHFHALGADLSLDKPLAATGSDAAAAEKPLRRFFDEWPRESGDTRPSWAGAEDATQLSISIPAASPSDLAASAAARYHNGE, from the exons ATGATGCTGAGCGGGCACGGCGGCGGGAGGCGCCTGTTCACGGCGTCGCAGTGGCAGGAGCTTGAGCACCAGGCGCTCATCTTCAAGTACATGGCCTCCGGCGCGCCCGTGCCGCACGACCTCGTCCTGCCGCTCCGCCTCGCCACCGGCGTCGACACCGCGCCCTCCCTCGCCTTCCCGCCCCAGCCATCGCCGTCGC TGGCGTACTGGGGCTGCTACGGCGCCGGGGCGCCGTTCGGCCGCAAGGCGGAGGACCCGGAGCCGGGGCGGTGCCGGCGGACGGACGGCAAGAAGTGGCGGTGCTCCAGGGAGGCCCACGGCGAGTCCAAGTACTGCGAGAAGCACATCCACCGCGGGAAGAGCCGTTCAAGAAAGCCTGTGGAAGTGACCTCCTCCGCCAcctcccccgccgccgcggcGTACCGGCCGTCCGCGCTCTCCATCTCGCCGCCTCGCGCGGCCGACGCGCCGCCGCCGAACCTCGGCCACCCGCAGCAGCATCTCCGCCACGGCGCCTCCGCAGCAGCAGCCCGCGGCCCGGCTCAGGTCACCGCCGGCGCTCTCCAGCTCCACCTCGACGCGAGCCTGCActccgcgtcgccgccgccgtcctacCACAGGTATGCCCACTCCCACGCTCACTACACGCCGCCGACGCCGTCGCTCTTcccgggcggtggcggcggctacgGCTACGACTACGGGCAATCCAAGGAGCTTCGGGAAGCGGAGCTCAGGCGGCGGCACTTCCACGCGCTCGGGGCCGACCTGAGCCTCGACAAGCCGCTGGCCGCCACCGGCTCCGACGCCGCGGCCGCGGAGAAGCCCCTGCGGCGTTTCTTCGACGAGTGGCCGCGGGAGAGCGGCGACACGAGGCCGTCGTGGGCGGGGGCGGAGGACGCGACGCAGCTTTCCATCTCTATCCCCGCGGCGTCGCCCTCCGACCTCGCTGCCTCCGCCGCCGCGCGATACCACAACG GGGAGTGA